The following proteins come from a genomic window of Emys orbicularis isolate rEmyOrb1 chromosome 9, rEmyOrb1.hap1, whole genome shotgun sequence:
- the LOC135883797 gene encoding LOW QUALITY PROTEIN: claudin-3-like (The sequence of the model RefSeq protein was modified relative to this genomic sequence to represent the inferred CDS: deleted 2 bases in 1 codon) yields MSMGLEIGGVALSVVGCVGTILCCALPMWRVTAFIGNNIVTAQNIWEGLWMNCVVQSTGQMQCRVYDSMLVLPQDLQAARALVVIAIVLAVLGLMVALIGVQCTRCVEDGTTKAKITIVSGVIFLLAGIMTLIPVCWSANTIIRNFYNPLMLESQKRELGASLYVGWAAAALQLFGGALLCCSCPPKDEKYTPAKMAYSAPRSTGPSYDKRNYV; encoded by the exons ATGTCGATGGGGCTGGAGATCGGTGGGGTGGCCCTGTCGGTGGTGGGCTGCGTGGGCACCATCCTGTGCTGTGCACTGCCCATGTGGAGGGTGACAGCCTTCATCGGGAACAACATCGTGACAGCCCAGAATATCTGGGAGGGGCTGTGGATGAACTGCGTGGTGCAGAGCACGGGCCAGATGCAGTGCAGGGTCTATGACTCCATGCTGGTGCTGCCCCAGGACCTGCAGGCAGCTCGCGCCCTGGTGGTGATCGCCATTGTGCTGGCCGTGCTGGGCCTCATGGTTGCCCTCATCGGAGTGCAGTGCACCAGGTGCGTGGAAGATGGGACCACCAAGGCCAAGATCACCATCGTGTCTGGGGTGATCTTCTTGCTGGCTGGGATCATGACCCTCATCCCCGTGTGCTGGTCGGCCAACACCATCATCCGCAACTTCTACAATCCTTTGATGTTAGAGTCACAGAAGCGGGAGCTGGGAGCCTCCCTCTACgtgggctgggcagctgcagcactgcagctgtttGGGGGGGCTTTGCTTTgctgttcctgc ccccccaaggatGAAAAGTACACTCCAGCCAAGATGGCTTACTCTGCTCCTAGATCCACTGGGCCCAGCTACGACAAGAGGAACTACGTGTGA